Proteins encoded together in one Coregonus clupeaformis isolate EN_2021a chromosome 30, ASM2061545v1, whole genome shotgun sequence window:
- the ccdc115 gene encoding coiled-coil domain-containing protein 115, with the protein MGLSEKEECVLLDKKLLVFMDQLELLEEKRGRLNSLIEQGWFSMSKARYSMGNKQVSALQYGSEMEPLVRVHTRTLESGEAEFQTKRRTLKSPEERQVEDIGPKDKEGVRRRVKTKEEVPEMDQSDNKQPSTETEPAPASKPEPNPQQDPLKWFGILVPQTLKQAQASFKQVVELSAEVAALQSAVLTTRLQLQIKQKNSSQIPEQTDRQTDQIPDQTDRQTDRQTDLITDQTDRQTDRQTDQIPDQTDRQTDRQTDQIPDQTDRQTDQITD; encoded by the exons atgggtcTTTCAGAGAAAGAAGAGTGTGTCTTGTTGGATAAGAAGCTTCTTGTCTTTATGGACCAGCTGGAGCTGCTGGAGGAGAAACGAGGGAGACTCAACTCTCTAATTGAACAG gGATGGTTCTCCATGTCCAAAGCGAGGTATTCGATGGGCAACAAGCAGGTGTCTGCTCTGCAGTACGGGAGTGAGATGGAACCGCTGGTTCGAGTCCACACCAG GACTCTGGAGAGTGGTGAGGCTGAGTTCCAGACAAAGAGAAGGACTCTGAAGTCTCCTGAAGAGAGACAGGTGGAGGACATTGGACCTAAAGACAAGGAGG GTGTGAGGAGAAGAGTGAAGACCAAGGAGGAGGTTCCAGAGATGGACCAGAGTGACAACAAGCAGCCGTCTACAGAGACAGAGCCGGCTCCCGCCTCCAAACCTGAACCCAACCCCCAGCAGGACCCACTGAAGTGGTTTGGAATCCTGGTGCCTCAGACCCTGAAACAGGCCCAGGCCTCATTCAAACAgg tGGTAGAGTTGTCAGCGGAGGTGGCTGCTCTCCAGTCTGCCGTTCTGACCACCAGACTACAGCTGCAGATTAAACAGAAGAACAGCAGCCAGATCCCagaacagacggacagacagactgaccagaTCCCAgaccagacggacagacagacggacagacagactgacctgATCACAgaccagacggacagacagacggacagacagactgaccagaTCCCAgaccagacggacagacagacggacagacagactgaccagaTCCCAgaccagacggacagacagactgaccagaTCACAGActag